The Caulobacter sp. 73W region TCCTCGGTCGGCTCGCCCACCAGGGCGCGGACCTGATCGTCGATCCAGTCGGTGAAATACTGGGCGCGCTGGTTGGCCAGGCGGGCGGAGACGCGGACCGGGGTCGACAGGGCCTCGTCGCGCTCCTCGGCGGTGATCACCTTGGTGCGGACCATCTGGTCCAGGACGATGGTGGCCCGGCGCTCGGCGCGGTCGGTGTTGTAGACGGGGCTGTAGCGCGACGGGCTCTTCATCAGGCCCACCAGCAGGGCGGTCTCGCCCACGGTCAGCTGGCTGGCCTTCTTGTTGAAGTAGCGCTGGGCCGCCGCCTCGATGCCATAGGCGCCGCCGCCGAAGTTCACCCGGTTCAGATAGAGGGCCAGAATCTCCTTCTTTGAGAACTTGAACTCCAGCCACACGGCGACGATCAGCTCCTGCACCTTGCGGCGCAGGGTCTGGCGGAAATCGAGGAAAAGGTTGCGGGCCAGCTGCTGGGTGATGGTCGAGCCGCCGCTCAGCGGGCCGCCCTCACGCTTCATGTTGGAGATCAGCGCCCGGGTGATGCCAATCGGATCGAAACCGGGGTGCAGGTAGAAGCGCCGGTCCTCCACCGCCACGAAGGCCGCGGGTACATAGTCGGGCAGGGTGTCGAGGTCGACCGGTGGCGCGTACTGGCTGCCGCGCACAGCCAGCAGGGCGCCGTTGCGGTCGAGATAGGAGATCGACGGCTGGCGCTTGGCGTCCAGCACCTTGGACACGTCCGGCAGGTCGCGGGCGAAGACGGCCAGCATGGCGAGCGTGAAGATCGCCGCCCAGACGCCCAGCACGGCCGTCCAGTAGACGAGCCCGCCCAGAAAGCCCCGGCCCTTTCGGCCCTCGGAGCCGTTCTGCTTCGCCATATCTCGTTCCGTCCTAGAAGACGCCGCCCAGCCTGGCGCGTCTTAGCCGAGAAGGACCTAACCCGCGACAAGGTTTATGAGAGATGAACGAAGCTTAAGGCTGGCGGTCGGGGTCCGTGCGCCAGACGCGGAAGCTCTCGTAGACCGCCCAGAAGGCGGCGAAAGCCATGGCGACCACAAGAGCCACAACGCCCATGGGAGCCGGTGAGAACGGCGCGCTGACCACACCTGCAAGACCGATCAGGCAGAACAGCCGCCCGGCGAGCCGATTGGACTTGTCCCAGGCCAGCCGGCTGCGCTTGGACCAATAGGTCCGAACCCCAACGAAGGGGTTTGGGCTGGTCTTGCCGATGAGGGCTCCCGCCACGACCAGGATCAGACCCGTGAAGGCCTGAATCCACCTTGGTCCTTCCAGATCCGTTGGAGCCGTCCAACCCAGCCCAAGCGCCGCCAAGAAGACAGCGAACAGGCTCGGGATCACCATGCCGATCATCCAGCCCGTCGTGAAGCTGCGCCAGTTGGCCGGACTGTAGTCCGCGACCCGAGGACCGTGCGCGATGCGCGAGCAGACGATGAGCGAGATCGCCGCGATGATCGTGTTCGCCGCCAGGAGGATGGCGACCTGCTGGCGCGGAGCCCAGCCGTCGGCTTCACCCGAGGCGTTGAAATGGATCGGGATCGGCCCGTCGATTCCACTGAACCAAACAGCAGCCACCGTGCCGATCTGGAGAATGGTGACGGCGACGGAGGCGACCTCCATCCGGCGAACTGTCTTCTCAGGCTTGCTCAACGCTGGAACTCCCCTTCGCTGGCTGAACAACTTCGTCGCCGACCCTGGCGAGCTCCATGAGAAAGGCCATGGCCTCCTCGACGGCCGAGATGACCAGGCGATAGCGAACGGAGGTGCCATGCTTTTCCGTCTCCACCAGTCCGGCCGTCTTCAGCGCCGCCAGATGGGTTGTGACGGTCGGCCAGGCCATGTCGAAAGCCGCCGCGATCTCCCCGGACGCCATCGGCCGCTCGCGCAGCATGGCGACCATCTGGCGACGGGCGGGGTGGGACAAGGCCTTGAACATCTCATTCATAGCAAGAAGGCTAATTAGCCAATTCACTAATGTAAAGCTACGACCGATTTTGACGCACCTCTACCACAACCTGCCCTCATACCGCTGGAGGGACCCATGGCCGACATCATTGACTTCGCCGACTACCGCTCCTTCACCCCGCGCCTGCCGGAGCCGACGGCCGACAGCCGTGTCCTGGGCTCGATCCGCTACGCCGGGGTGCTGCTGGTGTGGATGGGACTGTTGGTGGTGCGGCCGCGCCTGGCCCTGGAGATCTTCCGCGAGCGCCGTGCGGACTCGCCGCTGCGCTGGCGCAACCGGCATGTGATCGCCCCCGCACCGGCCGCCGGCCCGGCCCCCGAGGGCCTGATCGCCTGACTTTCGAGGTGGCAATTCAACGGGCGACCTGCCACAAGCGGCCCGATGTCCGCCACCCTCGACCAGGCCCGCGAAGTCCTTCGCCAGACGTTCGGCCATGCCGATTTCCGGGGCCTGCAGGCGCAGGTGATCACCGAGGCGCTGGAAGGGCGCAGCGCCATGGCGGTGCTGCCCACCGGCGGCGGCAAGAGCCTGTGCTACCAGATCCCCAGCATCGTGCGCCCGGGCCTCGGCCTTGTGGTCTCGCCGCTGATCGCCCTGATGACCGACCAGGTGGCCGGGTTGCAGCAGTCGGGCGTGGCGGCGGCGCGGCTGGACTCCAACATCTCTCTCGATGAGCGGTCGGAGACCTGGCGGCGGATCGAGGCGGGCGAACTGGATCTGCTCTATGTCTCGCCCGAGGGCCTGATGGCCGGGGCGATGCTCGATCGCCTGCGCCGCACGCCCCTGGCCCTGATCGCCATCGACGAGGCCCACTGCGTCAGTCAGTGGGGCCACGACTTCCGTCCCGAATACCGGATGCTGGGCCGCCTGGCCGAGATGTTCCCGAACGTGCCGCGCCTGGCGGTCACCGCCACGGCCGACAACCGGACCCGCGAGGACATTCGCGCCGAGCTGCGCCTGGAGGGCTGCGCCGAGTTCGTCGACAGCTTCGCCCGGCCCGAGCTGGCCCTCTTCGCCGAGCGCAAGCGCCCTGGATCGAAGAACCGGGTGGTGGAGCTGGTCATGGAACGGCCCAACCGTTCGGGCGTGATCTATGCCGGCTCGCGCGACGGGACCGAGACCCTGGCCAAGACCCTGCAGGACGCCGGCGTGCCGGCGCTGGCCTACCACGCCGGCCTCGACAAGCAGGTGCGGGCCGACCGGCTCGAGGAATTCCTGGAGGCGGACGCCGCCGTGATGGTGGCGACCATCGCCTTCGGCATGGGCGTGGACAAGCCGGACGTGCGCTTCGTCATCCACGCCGATCCGCCCGCCTCGATCGAGGCCTATTGGCAAGAGATCGGCCGCGCCGGGCGCGATGGCCAGCCGGCGGAAGGCATCACCCTCTACGGCGCCTCGGACCTAGCCTGGGCCCTGCGCCGGGTCGAGAGCCGCGAGATGGACGGCGAGGTGAAGGGCGTGCAGGTGCGCAAGGCGCGCCAGCTCTACGCCATGCTGGACGGGCTGAACTGCCGCGCCGCATCGGTCCGACGCTATTTCGGCGAAGAGGGCGTGCAGGTCTGCGGCCAGTGCGACCTGTGCCTGTCGCCGCCGGAATCGGTGGATGCGACCCAGGCCGCGCAGAAGGCGCTGGCCGCCGTGCACCGCATGGGCGGCCGATTCGGGCGCGGTCGCTTGGTCGACCACCTGCTGGGCAAAACCAAGGACGTGACTGAGTCCGAGGCGAAACTTTCCACCTTCGGCATCGGGACGGAGTTCTCGGCCCCCGGCTGGCGCGACCTGATCGACCAGCTGCTGTTCGAGGGGCTGCTGCGCGAAGATCCCAACGACAACCGCCCGCTGATCGGCCTGGGCGATCCCGAAGGGGTGCGGGCCGTCTATCGCGGCGAGCGCCAGGTGGCGATCCGCAAGCCCTCCGAGGCGGCGGAGAAGTCCGACCGCAACCGCCGTCGCCGCGAGGGCCAGACCGTCGTCGCCCCCGCCGACATGCCGCTGTTCGAGGCCCTGCGCGCCTGGCGCCGCGACGAGGCGCACCGCCAGAAGGTGCCGCCCTATGTCATCTTCCACGACGCCACCCTGGCGGAGATTGCGCGGGTGCGGCCGACCACCTCGGCGGCCCTGGGCCGTGCGGGCGGAGTGGGTCAGGGCAAGCTGGATCGCTACGGCGCGGCGGTGCTGGCCGTGGTCGGGGCGATGGAAGACTAAGGCCGAGCGGCCTCTAGGCGGCGGCGCCGAACGAGGTCGCCATCGGAATCGCCGATGTCGCCACGTCCTCAGTCTGGACGATGCAGCCGTACCAGCCCAGGCCCTTGTAGGTCTCGTAGCCAGGGGTCAGGGCGTAGCCGATGGTCCGACCTTCCGACGAGTAGCTGCCCATGGTCCCGCCCTCAACGTTCAGGCGAAAGATATCTTCCAGCACGCCCTTGTTGTCGGACGAGGCTAGGATGCGGCCCTTCTGGTCCAGCAGCATGACCCGCGACTTGGCGCGCTCCTCGGCGGTCAGGCGCACGCCATCGACGACGGCCTGGGCCTGGGGGCGCCAGTCGAAGTGGATGCCCAGCACGCCGATCGGCTTGCCGCGCGTCTCACCGTCCTTGCGGATGGCGGTGGCGTAGGTGGCCACCGGCGCGTCGCCCAGGGCACGGACCTTCTCGATGTCGCAGACGGCGAAGTCGTCGCCGGACGCGGTGCGCATGGCGTTGCGGAACCAGGAGGTCTCTGCCACCGACTGGCCCACGGCGTTGGGATAGAGGTCGGGACGGCCGGTGGAGATCACCCGGCCTTTCTCGTCGCAGATCCACAGGTCGAGATAGACGGTGTAGGCGTCGAGAATGACCTTCAGCCGCTTGCTGGCGTAGGCCGTCGCCTCGGGCGTCGGGTCCTTCACGCAGGCGGTGACGGCGCTGTCGGTCGCCCACCAGCGCACGTCGCAGGTGCGCTCATAGAGATTGCGGTCGATGATCTCGATGGCGTTCAGGGCCAGGTCCGCCAGGCGCTGGCCGCGCAGGTGGTCGAGGATCGAGCGGCCGACCCGGGTCAGCTCGTCCAGGTCGGCGCGGAACTGGCTCTGCAGGTCCAGGGCGACATTGTCGATCTCGGCGGCGATCTTCTTGAACTCGTCGGCGACGATAGCGAAGCCGCGGCCCGCCTCGCCCGCGCGGGCGGCGACGATCAGGGCGTTGATCGACAGCATCTTGGCTTCGCGGTTGATCATGGCGATCTCGCCGATCTTCTGACCGGCGACCGCGCTCAGGCGTTCTGACAGGTCCAGAATGCGTTCCGGACGAAGGCTGACATCGGTGTCGCTCATGACCCCCCCTAGGGCCGCGGGCATCGTTGCATACGATACTAGCGGGCGAGGCTGGCCTTCACCGGTATCCACAAGGTTAACGAAATGGAGCCTGAGAGTTAATCGGCGACAGCCGCTCGGCGGATGCCTAAACCTTGATCAGATAGCGCCCGCATGGCGGTCATGGTTAACGCGAGATTTACGCGGAATTCGCCCAACGCGCGAAAATCAATCTCGTAAATCCCCTAATGCCTGCGACAAATTGGCTGTGCGGGATCGGTTCGCGCAATAGGGCGTTTACATCCGGCCTTAAAGCGGCACAGTTAGAGTTGCACAGGACGTAAAATCCCTGTGCATGCGGAGCTCTCCAGATGAACCCGACTGATCAGGCGCTATTCGACCTGGCCTACCCGGCCATGCTCGTGCTTGCCCCCTTTGTGTGGCTGGCCGGCCTGTACATCGTCTTCACTGTCAGCGCGATCATCGTGCGCAACGGCCGTCCCTTCCCGGGCGCCAAGGCCGTCGTTCGCCGTCGCCCGGTCGCCGCGCCGGCGCCGGAGCTCACCCCGCAGCTCAGCACGGTCTTCGCTTTCGCCAACATCAAGGCGGCTTAGGCCTTCTTGCGCCCGGCCTTGCGGGCGGCGGTCCTTTCCCGATCCTCGCCGGCGCGGCGCTGAACGATCTCGCGCACCAGGTCGGCGGGAAGCAGCGCATCTGGCTGGAAACGGATCGCCCCCTTGCTGGTCTCGAACCCCGTCAGGCGGTCGGCGTATTCCTCGACCAGGCCGTGAGGATAGAAGGCGCAGTGCGCCTTGGCCGCGCCCATCCAGACCAGAACCCCGTCCAGCTTGAAGCCCGGCAGGCCGTAGCTGATCACCTCGGTCAGGCCGGGAACCGCCGCGTGAATCCGCCGGCGCAGATCC contains the following coding sequences:
- a CDS encoding metalloregulator ArsR/SmtB family transcription factor; translated protein: MFKALSHPARRQMVAMLRERPMASGEIAAAFDMAWPTVTTHLAALKTAGLVETEKHGTSVRYRLVISAVEEAMAFLMELARVGDEVVQPAKGSSSVEQA
- a CDS encoding methyl-accepting chemotaxis protein, which encodes MSDTDVSLRPERILDLSERLSAVAGQKIGEIAMINREAKMLSINALIVAARAGEAGRGFAIVADEFKKIAAEIDNVALDLQSQFRADLDELTRVGRSILDHLRGQRLADLALNAIEIIDRNLYERTCDVRWWATDSAVTACVKDPTPEATAYASKRLKVILDAYTVYLDLWICDEKGRVISTGRPDLYPNAVGQSVAETSWFRNAMRTASGDDFAVCDIEKVRALGDAPVATYATAIRKDGETRGKPIGVLGIHFDWRPQAQAVVDGVRLTAEERAKSRVMLLDQKGRILASSDNKGVLEDIFRLNVEGGTMGSYSSEGRTIGYALTPGYETYKGLGWYGCIVQTEDVATSAIPMATSFGAAA
- the recQ gene encoding DNA helicase RecQ, with the protein product MSATLDQAREVLRQTFGHADFRGLQAQVITEALEGRSAMAVLPTGGGKSLCYQIPSIVRPGLGLVVSPLIALMTDQVAGLQQSGVAAARLDSNISLDERSETWRRIEAGELDLLYVSPEGLMAGAMLDRLRRTPLALIAIDEAHCVSQWGHDFRPEYRMLGRLAEMFPNVPRLAVTATADNRTREDIRAELRLEGCAEFVDSFARPELALFAERKRPGSKNRVVELVMERPNRSGVIYAGSRDGTETLAKTLQDAGVPALAYHAGLDKQVRADRLEEFLEADAAVMVATIAFGMGVDKPDVRFVIHADPPASIEAYWQEIGRAGRDGQPAEGITLYGASDLAWALRRVESREMDGEVKGVQVRKARQLYAMLDGLNCRAASVRRYFGEEGVQVCGQCDLCLSPPESVDATQAAQKALAAVHRMGGRFGRGRLVDHLLGKTKDVTESEAKLSTFGIGTEFSAPGWRDLIDQLLFEGLLREDPNDNRPLIGLGDPEGVRAVYRGERQVAIRKPSEAAEKSDRNRRRREGQTVVAPADMPLFEALRAWRRDEAHRQKVPPYVIFHDATLAEIARVRPTTSAALGRAGGVGQGKLDRYGAAVLAVVGAMED
- a CDS encoding iron chaperone codes for the protein MSTAIDDYLAKLPADQRQALEDLRRRIHAAVPGLTEVISYGLPGFKLDGVLVWMGAAKAHCAFYPHGLVEEYADRLTGFETSKGAIRFQPDALLPADLVREIVQRRAGEDRERTAARKAGRKKA
- a CDS encoding SdpI family protein — translated: MSKPEKTVRRMEVASVAVTILQIGTVAAVWFSGIDGPIPIHFNASGEADGWAPRQQVAILLAANTIIAAISLIVCSRIAHGPRVADYSPANWRSFTTGWMIGMVIPSLFAVFLAALGLGWTAPTDLEGPRWIQAFTGLILVVAGALIGKTSPNPFVGVRTYWSKRSRLAWDKSNRLAGRLFCLIGLAGVVSAPFSPAPMGVVALVVAMAFAAFWAVYESFRVWRTDPDRQP